In the Nicotiana tabacum cultivar K326 chromosome 16, ASM71507v2, whole genome shotgun sequence genome, one interval contains:
- the LOC107788114 gene encoding chlorophyllide a oxygenase, chloroplastic produces MTAITTALSFPFSLCRSTKSYTRKYVKGSFGVFAVYGEEGGMPDKKSSWLTLFNVEDPRSKVPQIKGKFLDANQALEVARYDLQYCDWRARQDVLTIMLLHEKVVEVLNPLAREYKSIGTMKKELAELQGELSQAHNQVHISEARVSAALDKLAYMEELVNDRLLQERSTAESDCSSSSASTSTALLDTVKSKQPRRTLSVSGPVQDYSSRLKNFWYPVAFSADLKDDTMLPIDCFEQPWVIFRGNDGKPGCVQNTCAHRACPLDLGSVKEGRIQCPYHGWEYSTDGKCEKMPSTRLLNVKIKALPCFEQEGMIWIWPGNDPPAATLPSLLPPSGFQIHAEIVMELPVEHGLLLDNLLDLAHAPFTHTSTFAKGWSVPRLVKFLTPASGLQGYWDPYPIDMEFRPPCMVLSTIGISKPGKLEGQSTKQCCTHLHQLHVCLPASRHKTRLLYRMSLDFAPLLKHIPFMQYVWRHFAEQVLNEDLRLVLGQQDRMLNGANIWNLPVSYDKLGVRYRIWRDAVDSGAKHLPFSK; encoded by the exons ATGACAGCCATTACTACtgctctttcttttcctttctctttgtGCCGCTCTACTAAGTCTTATACTAGAAAG TATGTCAAAGGGAGCTTTGGAGTGTTTGCAGTATATGGGGAGGAGGGTGGGATGCCAGATAAGAAAAGTTCCTGGTTGACACTCTTTAATGTGGAAGATCCAAGGTCTAAAGTTCCACAAATTAAAGGCAAATTCTTGGATGCAAATCAAGCTTTGGAAGTTGCTAGATATGATCTACAATACTGTGATTGGCGAGCTCGGCAAGATGTACTTACAATCATGCTGCTGCATGAAAAG GTTGTGGAAGTGTTGAACCCTCTAGCACGTGAatacaaatctattggaaccatGAAAAAGGAACTTGCAGAGTTGCAAGGAGAGCTTTCTCAGGCCCACAACCAG GTACATATATCTGAGGCCCGGGTTTCTGCTGCTTTGGATAAGCTAGCTTACATGGAAGAGTTGGTTAATGATAGGCTTCTGCAAGAGAGAAGCACGGCAGAATCAGATTGCTCGTCCTCCTCTGCCAGTACGTCAACAGCATTATTGGATACTGTTAAAAGCAAGCAACCCCGAAGAACCCTGAGTGTGTCAGGTCCTGTCCAAGATTACAGTTCCCGTTTGAAGAACTTTTGGTACCCTGTTGCTTTCTCCGCAGATCTTAAGGATGACACCATG TTACCGATTGATTGCTTTGAGCAACCATGGGTGATCTTTCGCGGGAATGATGGAAAACCTGGATGTGTACAGAATACGTGTGCACATAGAGCCTGCCCCCTTGATCTTGGCTCAGTGAAAGAGGGACGCATTCAGTGCCCTTATCACG GATGGGAATACTCAACTGATGGGAAGTGTGAGAAAATGCCATCAACACGATTACTGAATGTAAAGATCAAAGCACTGCCCTGCTTTGAGCAAGAGGGAATGATATGGATTTGGCCAGGAAATGATCCCCCTGCAGCTACCCTTCCTTCTTTACTACCGCCTTCTGGATTTCAAATCCATGCGGAG ATAGTCATGGAACTTCCAGTGGAACATGGGCTATTATTAGACAATTTATTGGATCTTGCACATGCTCCTTTCACCCATACATCAACCTTTGCTAAAGGATGGAGTGTCCCAAG ATTGGTGAAGTTTTTGACTCCTGCTTCTGGTCTGCAAGGATATTGGGATCCTTATCCAATAGATATGGAATTTAGACCACCTTGTATGGTTTTATCAACCATTGGAATCTCAAAGCCAGGCAAATTGGAGGGGCAGAGTACCAAGCAGTGTTGTACACACCTTCATCAACTTCATGTTTGCTTACCTGCATCACGACACAAGACACGGTTATTATATAGGATGTCACTGGATTTTGCTCCCCTGCTGAAACACATCCCTTTCATGCAATATGTTTGGAGACATTTTGCCGAACAG GTTTTAAATGAAGACCTACGGCTTGTGTTGGGCCAGCAGGATCGCATGCTCAATGGCGCCAATATTTGGAACTTGCCAGTGTCTTACGATAAGCTAGGTGTGAGGTATAGAATATGGAGAGATGCTGTAGATAGTGGAGCAAAGCATCTACCATTCAGCAAATAA
- the LOC107788115 gene encoding BTB/POZ domain-containing protein At1g21780, producing MQSAKAVQKKSTTHTHTHTQSRRRMTDAKVETISRLAQWRIDNFGASTYKRSDPFKIGIWNWHLSIEKNRYLYIRLFPEPSRLSKEQLPPPFARFMLRVTTTGTNRRPHISPVYERLLRTSDDFVWPIDSALQGRFIIDVEFLDLKIYSPNGGEGKSIWPDDIILQALATQSTLRCLSRMLDESIHADVTINTADGSVKAHRAILSASSPVFHSMFLHDLREKESSMIDIEDMSTESCTALLSYLYGTIKQEDFWKHRLALLGAANKYDIADLKNACEESLLEDINSGNVLERLQEAWLYQLNKLKKGCLTYLFDFGKIYDVRDEINNFFRQADRDLMLEMFQQVLTVWKPA from the exons ATGCAATCAGCAAAGGCTGTTCAAAAGAAGTCCActacccacacacacacacacacacagagtagAAGAAGAATGACGGACGCAAAGGTAGAAACGATATCAAGGTTAGCTCAATGGAGGATCGACAACTTCGGAGCATCCACTTACAAGCGATCCGACCCTTTTAAAATTGGTATCTGGAACTG GCACTTATCAATTGAAAAGAACCGGTATTTGTATATTCGGTTGTTTCCAGAACCATCTCGGCTTTCAAAAGAGCAGCTTCCTCCTCCCTTTGCTCGGTTTATGCTCCGTGTCACCACCACCGGCACCAACCGTAGACCTCACATATCTCctg TGTATGAGAGGCTGCTTCGAACAAGTGATGACTTTGTGTGGCCTATTGATTCTGCGTTACAAGGTCGATTCATCATTGATGTTGAGTTCCTTGACCTGAAGATCTACTCACCAAAT GGTGGAGAAGGCAAATCTATATGGCCCGATGACATTATTTTGCAAGCTTTAGCTACCCAAAGTACTCTCCGGTGTCTCTCTCGTATGCTTGACGAGTCCATCCATGCTGATGTTACCATAAATACCGCTGATGGATCAGTGAAAGCTCACAGGGCGATACTGTCTGCTAGTTCGCCTGTGTTCCACAGCATGTTCCTCCACGATCTCAGGGAGAAAGAGTCCTCTATGATTGACATAGAAGACATGTCAACAGAATCATGCACAGCCCTTCTCAGTTACCTGTATGGGACCATAAAACAAGAGGATTTCTGGAAGCACCGGTTGGCACTTCTGGGTGCGGCAAACAAGTATGACATTGCAGATTTGAAGAATGCTTGTGAGGAAAGTCTCCTAGAAGACATCAACTCGGGAAATGTCCTCGAAAGATTGCAAGAGGCTTGGCTTTACCAGCTAAATAAATTGAAGAAAGGTTGCTTAACGTATTTGTTTGATTTTGGCAAGATTTATGATGTTAGGGATGAAATAAACAACTTCTTCAGACAGGCAGATAGAGATCTGATGCTAGAGATGTTTCAACAAGTGCTCACAGTTTGGAAGCCGGCGTAA